A single Montipora foliosa isolate CH-2021 chromosome 7, ASM3666993v2, whole genome shotgun sequence DNA region contains:
- the LOC138011558 gene encoding N-acetylaspartate synthetase-like, with amino-acid sequence MLTTECNCLDTKSTTGSRRLPTLDRDLRVRRFENADTHRIHNLFLEETRCLLWPMFVQTVRSPPAVLLHLVFVATGVLLVRSCFLALFGIVVAFSGIFLYIYRWFYKYLTSSLKGDLANITQHYLSKENSNFLVAEFDSSIVGFIAVEEKSENIAAVRRISVETCFRGKRKDIAKRLLQEALKFCQECDYKELVMELPGSNETKTYGMNYSKIKIKHDVFIARQG; translated from the exons ATGTTAACAACGGAATGCAATTGTCTTGACACGAAATCAACAACAGGTAGCCGCCGCTTGCCGACTTTGGACCGGGATTTGCGCGTCAGACGTTTCGAAAACGCGGATACGCACCGCATTCACAATTTATTCTTAGAAGAGACAAGATGTCTTTTGTGGCCTATGTTTGTGCAAACTGTTAGGAGTCCACCGGCCGTTCTTCTGCATTTGGTTTTCGTAGCGACCGGAGTTCTTCTCGTACGCTCCTGTTTCCTTGCCCTGTTTGGTATTGTCGTTGCCTTCTCTGGTATTTTCTTGTACATCTATAGATGGTTTTATAAATATCTGACGAGTTCACTGAAAGGGGATTTGGCAAACATTACACAA CACTACCTCTCGAAGGAGAATTCCAACTTTTTAGTGGCGGAGTTCGACAGCTCAATAGTTGGCTTCATCGCTGTGGAAGAAAAATCTGAGAATATTGCAGCTGTGAGGCGAATTTCAGTGGAAACGTGTTTTCGAGGGAAAAGAAAAGATATCGCCAAGAGGCTTTTACAAGAAGCGTTGAAATTTTGCCAAGAATGCGATTACAAAGAGTTGGTGATGGAACTCCCTGGAAGTAATGAGACAAAGACTTATGGCATGAATTACAGCAAGATAAAGATCAAACACGACGTCTTTATTGCACGGCAAGGTTAA